One genomic window of Candidatus Minimicrobia sp. QA0096 includes the following:
- a CDS encoding site-specific DNA-methyltransferase gives MSIESLETNVIIQGDCVEILKTIPDKSVDLIFADPPYNLQLKGDLWRPNNTKVSAVSDDWDKYDSFATYDDFTTKWLTECRRVLKDNGTIWVIGSYHNIFRVGKIVQDLDYWIFNDILWIKTNPMPNFKGTRFNNSHETLIWAGKSEKSKPTFNYKTMKTYNEDKQMRSDWFIPICSGQERVKINGEKAHSTQKPLALLRRIINATSKPGDIVLDPFLGSGTTAVAAKELGRQYIGIERDDTYIKVAKQRLDKTTLLDEALVSSKLEAKAPRVAFGLLVDIGLIKSGTILTSKDGKYSAAVTVNGSLKSGDIEGSIHKVGAILQNQPSCNGWMFWYMNNLPIDNIRQKYLEENHA, from the coding sequence ATGAGTATAGAATCACTAGAAACAAATGTCATAATCCAAGGTGACTGCGTTGAAATACTAAAAACCATACCAGACAAATCAGTAGATTTAATTTTTGCCGACCCACCCTATAACCTGCAGCTCAAAGGTGACCTGTGGCGACCAAATAACACAAAAGTATCTGCAGTCAGTGATGACTGGGACAAATACGACAGTTTTGCAACTTACGACGATTTTACAACCAAATGGCTGACGGAGTGTCGGCGTGTGCTTAAAGACAATGGCACAATTTGGGTCATTGGAAGTTACCATAATATTTTCCGCGTTGGAAAAATCGTTCAAGACCTCGACTACTGGATTTTTAACGACATTCTTTGGATCAAAACAAACCCTATGCCGAACTTCAAGGGCACACGCTTTAATAACTCGCACGAAACACTCATATGGGCGGGTAAGTCCGAAAAGTCAAAGCCGACTTTCAACTACAAAACTATGAAAACATATAACGAAGATAAGCAAATGCGTAGCGATTGGTTTATTCCGATATGTAGCGGACAAGAACGCGTAAAAATTAATGGCGAAAAAGCACACTCGACGCAAAAACCACTTGCTTTACTCCGTCGAATTATCAATGCAACATCAAAGCCTGGCGATATTGTGCTTGACCCATTTCTCGGCAGTGGCACAACCGCAGTTGCCGCAAAAGAACTAGGGCGGCAATATATCGGTATTGAGCGTGACGATACCTATATTAAAGTTGCGAAGCAACGACTCGACAAAACAACACTGCTTGATGAAGCATTGGTATCAAGCAAGTTAGAGGCAAAAGCACCGCGCGTCGCCTTTGGCTTGCTGGTTGATATCGGACTTATCAAGAGTGGAACGATACTTACAAGTAAAGACGGTAAATACTCGGCGGCAGTTACCGTAAATGGCTCGCTAAAAAGTGGCGACATAGAGGGCTCTATTCATAAGGTCGGTGCAATTCTACAAAACCAACCGTCATGCAATGGATGGATGTTTTGGTATATGAATAATCTACCAATTGACAATATCCGTCAAAAGTATCTGGAGGAAAATCATGCTTGA
- a CDS encoding HpyAIV family type II restriction enzyme, translated as MLEYEIFKNIFNEKIFAKSKPDLLKKVAEYPDRYVGLFRPTKPEAKLLQNLLQSNEIRFGDAFEVAIKQYFINEGWQPLPQKITSKEGDALDIDQLLVKDDKVLFIEQKVRDDHDSTKKRGQISNFEKKLETLVDIYGDRVTWGFFYFIDPSLVKNRNFYQPELQKLQESWGVHLSVSYGQDMFNQLDLSHIWPDIMNNLQKWRQDIPDLPNVNFDSSPKESAEEIKDLPLRTFRKLFDDERIVSQILPVLFPTGATLAILEPYFRAQNIMVTHKIADSILLYLQSSPTKILL; from the coding sequence ATGCTTGAATATGAGATTTTCAAAAATATTTTTAATGAAAAAATATTCGCAAAGTCAAAACCTGATTTGCTCAAGAAAGTCGCCGAGTACCCCGATAGATACGTGGGGCTATTCCGCCCGACCAAGCCAGAGGCAAAATTGCTACAAAACCTGTTGCAGTCAAATGAAATCCGTTTTGGCGACGCGTTCGAGGTGGCAATCAAGCAATACTTTATCAACGAGGGCTGGCAGCCGTTACCGCAAAAGATTACATCGAAAGAAGGTGACGCTCTCGACATAGATCAGTTGCTCGTCAAAGATGACAAAGTACTATTCATTGAGCAAAAGGTACGCGACGACCATGATTCAACCAAAAAACGTGGTCAGATTAGTAACTTTGAAAAGAAACTTGAGACACTTGTCGACATTTATGGTGATAGAGTAACGTGGGGATTTTTCTATTTCATTGACCCAAGCCTTGTCAAAAACCGAAACTTTTATCAGCCGGAGCTACAAAAACTGCAAGAATCGTGGGGTGTGCACTTGTCAGTGTCGTACGGACAAGACATGTTTAACCAGCTCGACTTATCTCATATTTGGCCTGACATCATGAATAATCTACAAAAATGGCGTCAAGACATACCAGACTTACCAAACGTCAATTTTGACAGTAGCCCCAAAGAATCTGCCGAAGAAATAAAAGATCTACCGCTACGCACATTCCGTAAGCTCTTTGATGATGAGCGAATTGTAAGCCAGATACTGCCCGTGTTGTTCCCGACCGGTGCAACGCTTGCGATACTTGAGCCATATTTTCGCGCACAAAACATAATGGTTACGCATAAAATAGCTGATTCAATACTTCTATATCTGCAATCATCGCCCACCAAAATATTGTTGTAA
- a CDS encoding HNH endonuclease signature motif containing protein, protein MAYNHQYTPLLRVLTKKQYTEQQKIDVWNKARIVQGYNSAYVRADVCGALIEWGSYGDTTSRCGWEIDHIIPKSLGGTDVITNLQPLQWQNNRAKGDSLSLNYCAVRSY, encoded by the coding sequence ATGGCATACAATCATCAATACACTCCGCTTTTGCGAGTACTAACCAAAAAACAATATACAGAACAACAAAAAATTGACGTATGGAATAAGGCACGTATAGTACAAGGCTATAACTCTGCATACGTTCGTGCCGACGTGTGTGGTGCTCTCATTGAATGGGGGAGTTACGGAGATACAACAAGTAGATGTGGCTGGGAGATTGACCATATCATACCTAAATCGCTCGGAGGTACTGATGTCATCACTAACTTGCAACCGCTACAATGGCAAAACAACCGCGCAAAGGGTGATAGTCTTTCGCTCAACTACTGTGCAGTGAGGAGCTACTAG
- a CDS encoding type II toxin-antitoxin system antitoxin SocA domain-containing protein yields MTLEKNLRELRAIYGLSQDDVAKAIDVSRSSVVATEKGERELSSEELGKLADFLGVDIIDLLSQEIPNYEKYREMIVETLRRYTEYAGKSATKTLLAKLIYLADFAWYYEHLQPMSGMKYRRLQYGPVPDQYFRIVDELIDEGKVSLKVGDEAQWLNLTRSAQDTPPQHLSTSELDLIDKIAQKWKDSNTKEIVHFTHTQLPWQICRQNEYIPYELITQEEPSRVY; encoded by the coding sequence ATGACTCTTGAAAAGAATCTACGCGAACTCCGGGCGATCTACGGACTATCACAAGATGATGTGGCGAAAGCGATTGATGTGAGTCGCAGTAGTGTTGTAGCCACCGAAAAAGGCGAGCGTGAACTGAGTAGTGAAGAACTAGGTAAGCTTGCTGATTTTCTTGGTGTCGATATCATTGATCTTTTATCACAAGAAATCCCAAATTACGAGAAATACCGCGAAATGATAGTGGAAACGCTGCGTCGCTATACAGAATACGCAGGCAAAAGCGCAACGAAGACGCTACTCGCAAAACTTATCTACCTTGCAGACTTTGCATGGTATTATGAGCATTTGCAGCCGATGAGTGGCATGAAGTACCGTCGCTTGCAGTATGGTCCAGTACCCGACCAGTATTTTCGTATTGTTGATGAGCTTATTGATGAAGGTAAGGTATCACTCAAGGTTGGCGATGAGGCCCAGTGGCTCAATCTCACGCGATCTGCACAAGATACTCCACCTCAGCACCTCTCGACTAGTGAACTTGACTTGATTGATAAAATTGCACAAAAATGGAAAGATTCAAATACAAAAGAAATCGTACACTTTACACACACACAACTTCCTTGGCAAATCTGTAGGCAAAACGAATATATACCCTACGAGCTAATTACCCAGGAAGAGCCGAGCCGTGTTTACTGA
- a CDS encoding metal-sensitive transcriptional regulator, whose translation MDTADIKRRALHRTKIILGQMRGLEKQITDDTYCMDVLTQSLAIQKSLASLNKLILERHLRTHIADKMASGDKAQQSKAIEELLNLYELNNIRTK comes from the coding sequence ATGGATACAGCAGACATCAAACGACGAGCCCTGCATCGCACAAAGATCATATTAGGACAAATGCGCGGACTCGAGAAACAAATTACCGACGACACGTATTGCATGGATGTTTTAACCCAAAGTCTAGCAATACAAAAATCATTGGCATCGCTTAATAAACTTATTCTGGAACGACATCTCCGCACGCACATTGCCGATAAAATGGCGTCCGGCGACAAAGCTCAACAAAGTAAAGCGATAGAAGAATTACTCAATCTATATGAATTAAATAATATAAGGACAAAATAA
- a CDS encoding DUF4396 domain-containing protein, whose translation MALSASLHCLAGCMIGEMIGVTIGTHAGFAPHTTVILASVLAFISGYTASIIPLVRAKLSLIKSLKLVFAADTLSILSMTVVDNIIMLIIPGAMDKNLAHPIYWVSRIICMLAAFVVSYPVNLYLLRRGKGHALTHHYHHM comes from the coding sequence ATGGCGCTATCGGCAAGTTTACACTGCCTGGCGGGATGTATGATCGGTGAGATGATCGGCGTTACCATCGGCACGCACGCTGGATTTGCGCCACATACTACGGTCATTCTGGCATCAGTCTTAGCTTTCATTTCCGGCTACACCGCGTCAATCATACCATTAGTACGCGCCAAATTATCGCTTATAAAATCCTTAAAGTTAGTTTTCGCCGCCGACACATTATCCATACTGTCAATGACCGTCGTAGACAACATAATTATGCTAATCATTCCGGGCGCCATGGATAAGAACTTAGCTCATCCGATTTATTGGGTTAGCCGAATAATCTGTATGCTAGCCGCGTTTGTCGTATCATATCCCGTCAATCTATATTTGCTACGTCGAGGTAAGGGTCACGCGTTGACTCATCATTATCATCACATGTAA